The following are encoded in a window of Candidatus Omnitrophota bacterium genomic DNA:
- a CDS encoding ABC transporter ATP-binding protein, which translates to ILDEPTSGLDPLQIIGIRDLVRGLAEKKTILFSTHILQEVEALADRIVIINDGVIVAQGTRDELVGEGRTLEQAFIDLLTKQQKKS; encoded by the coding sequence ATCCTGGACGAGCCCACCTCCGGCCTGGATCCGCTGCAAATTATCGGGATCCGGGATTTGGTGCGCGGCTTGGCGGAGAAGAAAACGATCCTGTTTTCCACCCATATTTTGCAGGAGGTGGAGGCATTGGCGGATCGTATTGTCATTATTAACGACGGCGTGATCGTGGCCCAGGGGACTCGCGATGAGCTCGTGGGCGAGGGCCGCACCTTAGAGCAGGCCTTTATCGATCTCCTGACCAAACAGCAGAAGAAATCATGA
- a CDS encoding Gldg family protein — protein sequence MSSKPGALTIAGKELAAYVNSPIAAIFIFVFVVLNCSLFMASFFLLGLADMRGFFSFLPVTLGVFIPAVTMRSWAEENRSSTMELLLTFPIKPHGLVMGKFLASLFFYIVALAATLPIPIMLFVLGTPDPGPIVGGYLGSILVGAFFLAVGLFISGLCKDQIVAFILSMLACFGLLIVGNQFIATTVDGWVSGLGSFLDSYVGVISHFASFERGVLDSGDVLYFLLGAGLFLMLNGFWIEGRMRPKQKQIFGTAAVISLAIFVVANVFLGDLGLGRVDLTEGKLYTISPVSKRILGGLKAPVNVKYYVSPKEKMPTAFKNLEQDVVDKLDEFRILSGGKLQFQVVHMEASNMMNEEEGGEESLEKSLQRKGIRPFQVQSLEADEMGVKLIYSSMTLGYKEKPEEMLPPTLPSNLTELEYQLVSKVYRLTLDKAPLIAVVAPYEEKQLDPVMQQLLAQMGADASQVQYDDAYRLVPLALQYDGYQVERVDLTEESPLPEGADTLVMIEPKDLSEDQEYSVNRFLVEGGSLFLATQKNVFEYRPSGRGAIGVSRLSVNPSLGGLLETWGLGVKDEVLLDESHDVLNIQAGGGFGPFAMNIPVKLPIHIRIMNEGMNPDYSISSRLDPILYMWGSALDLDEEKLKELGLSVKVLLRSSPKSWLIPGDKTQYVPRDMMLSNQSTQQFPLAVLVEGQFPNAMPGVKPDKELNPQPGKLLLVGAQTLFTEDLIQSGGHLDFLKNSVDAMSLDEDIIKIRSKRPMDRTIDRVSAGSKAWWRFFASLMLPLAIVLLGWFRILLRKRGKASYMKALSAATN from the coding sequence ATGAGCAGTAAACCCGGCGCACTTACAATCGCAGGCAAGGAATTAGCGGCTTACGTCAATTCCCCGATTGCGGCGATCTTCATCTTTGTTTTCGTGGTCCTCAATTGTTCCCTTTTCATGGCCAGTTTCTTCCTGCTGGGCCTGGCCGATATGCGGGGTTTCTTCAGTTTCTTGCCCGTGACACTGGGCGTGTTCATCCCCGCCGTTACCATGCGCTCCTGGGCCGAGGAAAACCGCAGCAGCACCATGGAGCTTCTGCTGACCTTCCCCATCAAGCCGCACGGCCTGGTGATGGGAAAGTTTCTTGCGAGCCTTTTCTTCTATATAGTTGCGCTGGCCGCAACCTTGCCGATTCCCATCATGCTCTTTGTGCTGGGCACCCCGGATCCGGGGCCGATTGTCGGCGGTTACCTGGGCTCGATTCTGGTGGGGGCGTTTTTCCTGGCGGTCGGGCTCTTTATCTCCGGCCTGTGCAAGGATCAAATTGTGGCCTTTATCTTGTCCATGCTGGCCTGCTTCGGGCTGCTCATTGTGGGGAATCAGTTTATCGCCACTACCGTGGACGGCTGGGTTTCAGGATTGGGGAGCTTCCTGGACAGTTATGTCGGCGTCATTTCGCACTTTGCCAGTTTTGAGCGCGGAGTCCTGGACAGCGGGGATGTGCTCTACTTCCTGTTGGGCGCGGGGCTTTTCCTGATGCTCAACGGTTTTTGGATTGAGGGCCGGATGCGGCCCAAGCAGAAACAGATTTTCGGCACTGCCGCGGTGATTTCCCTCGCTATTTTTGTGGTGGCCAATGTGTTTCTCGGGGATTTGGGGCTGGGGCGTGTGGATTTGACCGAGGGGAAGCTGTACACGATTTCTCCTGTTTCCAAGCGCATTCTGGGCGGGCTCAAGGCCCCGGTCAATGTGAAGTACTATGTCTCACCCAAAGAAAAAATGCCCACGGCCTTCAAGAATCTCGAGCAAGATGTCGTGGACAAGTTGGATGAGTTCCGGATTCTCTCCGGAGGCAAGTTGCAGTTTCAGGTGGTGCATATGGAAGCGTCCAATATGATGAACGAGGAGGAAGGGGGCGAAGAGTCCCTTGAGAAGAGTCTCCAACGCAAGGGGATCCGGCCCTTCCAGGTGCAGTCCCTTGAAGCCGATGAAATGGGCGTGAAGCTCATCTATTCGTCCATGACCCTCGGGTATAAGGAAAAGCCCGAGGAGATGCTTCCTCCCACACTGCCGAGTAATCTGACCGAATTGGAGTACCAGCTGGTTTCCAAAGTCTACCGACTGACTTTGGACAAGGCCCCGCTCATTGCCGTGGTTGCCCCGTATGAAGAAAAGCAACTTGATCCGGTCATGCAGCAGCTCTTGGCACAGATGGGGGCGGATGCCTCGCAGGTGCAATACGATGACGCGTACCGGCTGGTGCCTTTGGCGCTGCAGTACGACGGCTATCAGGTGGAGCGTGTGGACTTGACGGAAGAGTCTCCGCTGCCTGAAGGAGCCGACACCCTGGTGATGATCGAACCCAAGGATTTGAGCGAGGATCAAGAGTATTCCGTGAACCGGTTTTTGGTTGAGGGCGGTTCGCTCTTCCTGGCCACGCAGAAGAATGTGTTTGAGTACCGGCCTTCAGGCCGCGGGGCGATCGGGGTTTCCCGTTTGTCCGTGAATCCATCCTTGGGAGGGTTGTTGGAAACGTGGGGCCTGGGAGTCAAGGATGAAGTGCTGTTGGATGAAAGCCATGATGTGCTCAATATCCAGGCGGGCGGCGGTTTTGGCCCCTTTGCCATGAATATTCCCGTCAAGCTCCCCATCCATATCCGAATTATGAACGAGGGCATGAATCCGGACTACTCGATCAGTTCCAGATTAGATCCCATTCTCTACATGTGGGGTTCGGCTCTGGATCTTGACGAGGAGAAGCTGAAGGAGCTGGGTCTGAGTGTTAAAGTTCTCTTGCGTTCCAGCCCCAAGTCCTGGCTTATTCCCGGCGACAAGACACAGTATGTTCCGCGGGATATGATGCTTAGCAATCAGAGTACTCAACAGTTTCCCTTGGCAGTGCTTGTGGAAGGGCAGTTCCCCAATGCGATGCCCGGCGTGAAACCGGATAAAGAGCTTAATCCGCAGCCCGGTAAGCTGTTGCTTGTGGGCGCACAGACTCTCTTTACCGAAGACTTGATTCAGAGCGGGGGGCATCTGGATTTTCTGAAGAATTCCGTGGATGCCATGAGCTTGGACGAGGACATCATTAAGATCCGGTCCAAGCGGCCCATGGATCGCACGATTGATCGTGTGTCCGCCGGCTCCAAGGCCTGGTGGCGTTTCTTTGCCTCGCTTATGCTCCCGTTAGCCATTGTATTGTTGGGTTGGTTCCGCATTCTTTTGCGTAAGCGTGGCAAAGCCTCGTATATGAAGGCCCTGAGCGCAGCGACAAACTAA